From one Paenibacillus sp. FSL K6-1330 genomic stretch:
- a CDS encoding vWA domain-containing protein, which translates to MLRKNKWLLSLMVAVLLILTWSGGTMPQAMAASQGSKIDAVLVMDASNSMKNSDPERISSEAMKMFIDMLATTGDKVGVVSYTDRIQREKALLEIQSEADKTALKQFIDQLDRGPYTDMSVGLDEAVKVLKQGMDPAHAPMIVVLADGNNDLDPNTGKTSQEASEDLAQAVKEAKGSGIPIYTIGLNADGKLNKESLAELANQTGGKSFTTSSADDLPQILSEIFASHQQLKIVPVQSITGNGTYQEVTVHVPNANVLEANISIMSSSPVDVKLVDPAGAEQTIPSANVLRSTSNSYSLLKLLKPQQGDWKLHVKGVSKDKIDINLVFNYDLELTMDPPPSSKVKAGDTIDINAYLVSNGQKLQDQEQYGNMTAKLLVKDLDTGDESEVDLENKGGSFEGSYKIPQKHDYELRVRAEEQSFYRESAPVKISAKAAASGSGSGGKEMTAGEETKPFPIWPVIIGIAALLIVGAAAYFILGAIKKANKGFVGQIVIEIRDENTGEKTFPQYKKLASFKGKFNLHQLLQLAPELKETEKILFMPGKNDRIILKNNSSAVIEKSGRALDATNGTELKNGDRLRVSLQQADKTILFEYLA; encoded by the coding sequence ATGTTACGTAAAAATAAATGGCTGCTCTCTTTGATGGTAGCGGTACTACTGATCCTGACCTGGAGCGGAGGAACCATGCCTCAGGCAATGGCTGCTTCGCAAGGTTCCAAGATTGATGCCGTACTGGTGATGGATGCCAGCAACTCGATGAAAAACAGTGATCCGGAGAGGATCAGCAGCGAAGCGATGAAGATGTTTATCGACATGCTGGCCACCACAGGCGACAAGGTCGGCGTCGTTTCCTATACCGATCGGATTCAGCGGGAGAAAGCGCTGCTTGAAATTCAGTCGGAGGCAGATAAGACCGCGCTGAAGCAGTTTATTGATCAGTTGGATCGCGGTCCGTACACGGATATGTCCGTAGGTCTCGATGAAGCCGTAAAAGTGCTGAAGCAGGGAATGGACCCGGCGCATGCGCCGATGATCGTTGTTCTGGCCGACGGTAACAATGACCTGGATCCTAACACAGGCAAGACGAGCCAGGAGGCTTCAGAAGATTTAGCCCAAGCCGTCAAGGAGGCTAAGGGAAGCGGCATCCCGATCTATACGATTGGGCTGAATGCCGACGGGAAGCTAAATAAAGAATCGTTGGCTGAATTGGCCAACCAAACGGGGGGCAAATCCTTTACGACCAGTTCGGCGGATGACCTTCCGCAAATATTAAGCGAGATTTTTGCCAGCCACCAGCAGCTTAAGATCGTTCCGGTACAATCGATTACCGGCAACGGAACCTATCAGGAAGTTACGGTTCATGTGCCGAATGCGAACGTGCTGGAGGCGAATATTTCCATTATGTCCTCCAGCCCCGTCGACGTGAAGCTTGTCGATCCCGCCGGAGCTGAGCAAACGATTCCTTCGGCCAATGTACTGCGATCCACTTCCAATTCCTATTCGCTGCTCAAGCTGCTGAAGCCGCAGCAAGGCGATTGGAAGCTGCACGTAAAAGGCGTATCTAAAGACAAAATCGACATTAACCTCGTATTCAACTACGATCTGGAGCTGACCATGGATCCTCCCCCATCTTCTAAGGTAAAGGCAGGGGATACGATTGACATTAACGCGTACCTTGTCAGCAATGGACAAAAGCTGCAGGACCAGGAACAGTACGGCAATATGACGGCCAAGCTGTTGGTTAAGGACTTGGACACCGGGGACGAGTCGGAGGTCGACCTTGAGAACAAAGGCGGCAGCTTTGAAGGGAGTTACAAGATTCCGCAGAAGCACGACTACGAGCTGAGGGTACGGGCGGAGGAGCAGAGCTTTTACCGCGAAAGCGCGCCTGTGAAGATTAGTGCGAAGGCGGCAGCCTCCGGCTCCGGAAGCGGCGGGAAGGAGATGACCGCGGGCGAGGAAACGAAACCTTTTCCAATATGGCCCGTAATCATTGGCATCGCGGCGCTGCTCATTGTTGGAGCGGCTGCATATTTCATACTCGGCGCAATTAAGAAAGCGAATAAAGGGTTTGTCGGTCAGATCGTGATCGAGATCAGGGATGAGAACACCGGCGAGAAGACCTTTCCGCAATACAAGAAGCTGGCTTCGTTCAAAGGGAAGTTCAATCTGCATCAGCTTCTGCAGCTTGCTCCGGAACTGAAGGAGACCGAGAAAATCCTGTTCATGCCAGGCAAGAACGACCGCATTATACTTAAGAACAATTCTTCAGCTGTAATCGAAAAGTCCGGACGCGCTCTGGATGCAACGAATGGGACCGAGCTGAAGAACGGA